A region from the Candidatus Binatia bacterium genome encodes:
- a CDS encoding NFACT RNA binding domain-containing protein has translation MGRKAGPPEGANDPDEGIFRGVRIARRYVSPDGFVVLAGKTAADNDLLTFKLSSPRDFWLHISGDSGSHVIVRNPDGVDRLPRDTARFAAAVAARHSRARSGGKVAVHLAKRADVRKERGMAAGKVSVSRGVVVQATPLPEEKEPIGSK, from the coding sequence ATGGGGCGTAAGGCGGGGCCCCCCGAAGGTGCGAATGATCCGGATGAAGGTATCTTTCGCGGGGTCCGCATCGCTCGGCGTTACGTGTCCCCGGACGGTTTTGTGGTCCTGGCCGGGAAGACGGCGGCCGATAACGATCTGCTCACATTCAAATTGTCTTCCCCACGCGACTTCTGGCTTCATATTTCAGGGGATTCCGGCTCTCACGTCATTGTCCGGAATCCGGACGGGGTGGATCGTTTGCCCCGGGACACTGCCCGCTTTGCAGCCGCGGTGGCCGCTCGCCATTCACGCGCGCGGAGCGGCGGCAAGGTTGCCGTCCATCTCGCGAAAAGAGCGGATGTGCGAAAAGAGCGCGGAATGGCCGCTGGAAAAGTGTCCGTGAGCCGAGGGGTTGTGGTGCAGGCGACCCCCTTGCCCGAAGAAAAAGAGCCGATTGGGTCCAAATAA